From the genome of Pukyongia salina, one region includes:
- a CDS encoding oxygenase MpaB family protein codes for MQYFVDKDSIVRKIWGKSDTILFIFAGAAAEFALNKAVDWLYFTGKLPSDPIGRLFSTFRYARMIVFAPIKEATEAIEMMARIHKDVEQKRGATIPDWAYRDVLFMLIHYSIAAYELLESKLSGEEKQEVYNVFYRVGIGMGLKELPENYRQWLPVRDAHLNADLVKSHHTTHLFMQYRKQLGATRFKLLKEAQKLVVPAHVRNLLGLNQPSLLSPAVPIYKFSRWMKLDHMVKNILLPSQYRQQINKLDIV; via the coding sequence ATGCAATATTTTGTAGATAAGGATTCGATCGTGCGTAAAATTTGGGGTAAAAGTGATACCATACTTTTTATTTTTGCAGGGGCTGCCGCCGAATTTGCATTAAACAAAGCAGTGGACTGGCTATATTTTACAGGAAAATTACCTTCCGACCCGATCGGCCGACTATTCTCTACGTTTCGATATGCACGTATGATCGTTTTTGCACCAATAAAAGAAGCCACAGAAGCAATTGAAATGATGGCCCGTATCCACAAAGATGTAGAGCAAAAACGTGGCGCCACAATCCCGGATTGGGCGTATCGCGATGTCCTCTTTATGTTGATTCATTATTCAATAGCGGCATATGAACTATTAGAAAGTAAATTATCCGGCGAGGAAAAACAGGAGGTTTACAACGTTTTCTACCGTGTTGGTATAGGGATGGGATTGAAAGAACTACCCGAGAATTATCGCCAATGGCTGCCTGTTCGGGACGCCCATTTAAATGCGGATCTTGTAAAAAGTCACCATACTACCCACCTCTTTATGCAGTACAGAAAACAGTTGGGAGCTACGCGTTTTAAGTTATTAAAAGAAGCTCAGAAATTAGTTGTTCCGGCACATGTGCGAAACCTATTAGGCCTAAATCAACCTTCATTGCTAAGTCCCGCAGTACCCATTTATAAATTTAGCCGTTGGATGAAATTGGATCACATGGTAAAAAACATTCTTCTTCCTTCACAATACCGGCAACAGATCAATAAACTGGATATCGTTTAG
- a CDS encoding xanthine dehydrogenase family protein molybdopterin-binding subunit, with product MTLVRTTFGRRAFIKRVGLASGGLMIGFSWLAACKDATPEEVVMMPDEWFEMNGFLKIGDNGMVTIMSPNPEIGQNVKTSMPMIVAEELDADWDKVFVEQAPLNTELYTRQLAGGSQSIRQGWEGLRMAGATARHMLKEAAANLWQVPAAEITTAAGVLTHQASGNSAHYGEMASAAATLEVPEEVEMKDIKDFSIIGTSRKNVDGKKIVTGKPLFGLDTYKEGMLVAMLVHPPAFGMRFKSMDADSVKNMPGIKDVFTIDTYTDGTRKSFADIATFNKKVAIVGETTWQVMQAKKALAVTWEDSPDDSFEIDMFGRIMKTEYPSGKESSQSHALKMAEIGSKKGNVVRKDGNVDKAFKKAAKVLERSYSCPFLAHNTMEPMNFYANVTADHAELIGPIQTPEFMEQSVAARLGLTLEQVDIQMTRMGGGFGRRLYGHFLTEAAVISQTMQKPIKLVYTREDDMTFGNYRPSYYVTYKAGLDENNQLIAFQVRAGGIPESPLFANRFPAGAVENYQAEDFTIKSNVSVGAWRAPRSNFIAGAEQSFLDELAELAEKDPIDFRLELFDKAIKNPVGENNDYEAERYAGVLKLVREKSGWGKTREGVHRGVAAYYCHNSYVAQVLDIVNKNGVPKIENVCSAVDCGIVVNPDAAANMVEGGVVDGIGHAMYSSVTFKDGEPQQRNFDNYRLIRHGEAPRKQEVHFVKNDIDPTGLGEPPLPPVMGALANALYKANGKRYYHQPFMSNKPLLG from the coding sequence ATGACTTTAGTTAGAACAACATTTGGACGACGCGCATTTATAAAGCGTGTTGGCCTGGCGAGCGGGGGACTGATGATAGGTTTCAGTTGGCTTGCAGCTTGTAAAGATGCTACTCCAGAAGAGGTGGTGATGATGCCCGATGAGTGGTTTGAGATGAACGGATTTCTCAAGATAGGGGATAATGGTATGGTAACCATTATGTCTCCCAACCCGGAGATCGGTCAGAATGTTAAAACATCCATGCCTATGATAGTGGCAGAAGAGTTGGATGCAGACTGGGACAAGGTTTTCGTGGAGCAAGCACCTCTCAACACCGAGTTGTATACACGTCAACTAGCAGGTGGTAGCCAGTCTATACGTCAGGGATGGGAAGGCTTGCGGATGGCGGGAGCTACAGCAAGACATATGCTAAAAGAGGCCGCTGCGAATCTATGGCAGGTCCCGGCAGCTGAGATCACAACAGCAGCTGGTGTATTAACACATCAGGCCAGTGGAAACTCTGCTCATTATGGCGAGATGGCATCTGCGGCTGCCACGCTTGAAGTTCCGGAGGAAGTGGAAATGAAGGATATCAAGGATTTTTCCATCATAGGTACGTCACGTAAGAATGTCGATGGTAAGAAGATCGTAACCGGGAAACCCCTCTTCGGACTAGACACCTACAAAGAGGGTATGTTGGTTGCTATGTTAGTTCATCCGCCGGCGTTCGGGATGCGTTTCAAATCAATGGATGCAGATTCAGTAAAAAATATGCCCGGAATAAAAGATGTGTTCACAATCGATACATATACCGACGGCACCCGTAAAAGTTTCGCCGATATAGCCACCTTCAATAAAAAAGTGGCGATCGTAGGAGAGACCACATGGCAGGTAATGCAGGCTAAAAAGGCTCTAGCGGTAACCTGGGAAGATTCACCGGATGACTCTTTTGAGATCGATATGTTTGGCAGGATAATGAAGACGGAATATCCTTCTGGGAAAGAAAGTTCTCAGTCGCATGCCCTGAAAATGGCCGAAATAGGCAGTAAAAAAGGTAATGTAGTTCGTAAAGACGGAAATGTGGACAAGGCATTTAAGAAAGCTGCCAAGGTATTAGAACGAAGCTACTCGTGCCCGTTTCTTGCACACAATACCATGGAGCCCATGAATTTCTATGCCAATGTTACTGCAGATCATGCGGAGCTAATTGGTCCAATTCAGACGCCCGAGTTTATGGAACAGAGCGTTGCAGCACGACTGGGACTCACCCTCGAACAGGTGGATATCCAGATGACGCGAATGGGAGGTGGCTTTGGAAGAAGACTCTATGGGCATTTCCTTACCGAGGCGGCCGTGATCTCCCAAACAATGCAAAAACCGATAAAACTGGTTTATACCCGGGAAGACGATATGACTTTTGGAAACTATCGACCTTCCTATTATGTGACTTACAAAGCGGGCCTCGATGAAAATAACCAGCTTATAGCCTTCCAGGTTCGTGCGGGCGGAATTCCTGAGAGTCCGTTGTTTGCCAATCGTTTCCCTGCCGGCGCCGTGGAGAACTACCAGGCAGAAGATTTCACGATCAAATCTAACGTAAGTGTGGGCGCATGGCGAGCACCACGGTCCAATTTTATAGCTGGGGCCGAGCAGTCTTTTCTTGATGAATTGGCAGAGTTGGCAGAGAAGGATCCTATCGATTTCAGGTTGGAGCTTTTCGATAAGGCTATTAAAAATCCCGTTGGTGAAAACAACGACTATGAGGCCGAGCGCTACGCCGGCGTTCTTAAACTTGTTAGGGAAAAATCCGGATGGGGTAAGACCCGGGAAGGTGTTCACAGAGGAGTGGCAGCTTATTATTGCCATAATTCGTACGTAGCCCAGGTACTAGATATTGTTAATAAGAATGGCGTACCAAAAATAGAAAACGTTTGTAGTGCCGTGGACTGTGGGATTGTTGTCAATCCCGATGCAGCAGCCAATATGGTAGAAGGTGGCGTTGTAGATGGAATTGGCCATGCGATGTATAGTTCTGTAACATTTAAAGATGGGGAACCACAACAGCGAAATTTTGATAACTACAGACTTATACGCCATGGTGAAGCACCACGCAAACAAGAAGTACATTTTGTAAAGAATGATATAGACCCAACCGGACTGGGAGAACCTCCCTTACCTCCTGTAATGGGTGCCCTTGCCAACGCTTTGTATAAAGCGAATGGCAAAAGGTACTATCATCAACCATTTATGTCTAATAAGCCTTTGCTGGGGTAA
- a CDS encoding NAD(P)-dependent oxidoreductase codes for MSVTFAIIKETKSPPDRRVVFSPEKCAELMDQYREAKIVVQSSQVRIFPDEEYKKWGFAVQEDINEADVMLGVKEVEIDSLIPNKKYFFFSHTIKKQPYNRELLKAILAKKIELYDHETIIDENGGRLIGFGYYAGLVGAYNGFRALGLRDKLFNLPKVETLADLDALKRELDKITLPSELRIILSGTGKVSRGAKEILDHLNIREVSDTVYLTSNFSEPVYCMIDVMEYNRRIDGKAGDKYEFYNDPSGYESNFMPYARVSDMFIAGHFYGNGAPYLFTREDARHPDFRINLVADISCDVDGPVASTLRASTIAEPFYGYDPVTEQETAFNAEGAITVMAVDNLPCELPKDASEGFGNMFLEAVIPAFFNGDSDGILERAKITTGEGTLTERFSYLQDYVDEKVHG; via the coding sequence ATGTCTGTAACCTTCGCCATTATAAAGGAAACAAAATCACCGCCGGACAGACGTGTTGTCTTCTCACCCGAAAAGTGCGCCGAACTCATGGATCAATATCGCGAAGCGAAGATTGTTGTGCAATCATCACAAGTGAGAATTTTCCCGGATGAAGAATATAAGAAATGGGGCTTTGCTGTTCAGGAGGATATCAACGAAGCAGACGTGATGCTAGGTGTGAAAGAAGTGGAAATCGATTCGCTCATTCCCAACAAAAAGTACTTTTTCTTCAGCCATACCATAAAAAAGCAACCCTATAATCGAGAATTGTTAAAAGCAATTTTGGCTAAAAAGATCGAACTGTACGACCATGAGACCATTATAGATGAAAATGGCGGTCGTCTAATAGGTTTTGGATATTATGCCGGGTTGGTGGGTGCTTATAATGGTTTCAGAGCACTTGGACTAAGAGATAAACTTTTTAATTTACCGAAGGTGGAAACCCTTGCAGATCTCGATGCATTAAAGCGTGAACTCGATAAGATCACCCTACCTTCCGAACTTCGAATAATCCTTTCCGGAACCGGGAAAGTGTCACGTGGTGCTAAGGAGATCCTGGATCATCTAAACATCAGGGAAGTAAGCGATACGGTGTATCTCACTTCCAACTTTTCAGAACCTGTTTACTGTATGATCGATGTTATGGAATACAATCGCCGGATCGATGGTAAAGCAGGCGACAAGTACGAATTTTACAACGACCCTTCGGGTTATGAAAGTAATTTCATGCCTTATGCCAGAGTGAGCGATATGTTCATTGCTGGTCACTTTTACGGAAATGGCGCACCTTACCTGTTTACAAGGGAAGATGCCAGACATCCAGATTTCAGAATAAACCTGGTCGCCGATATTTCCTGTGATGTAGATGGTCCCGTTGCCTCCACATTGCGGGCTTCTACTATAGCCGAACCCTTCTATGGCTACGACCCGGTTACCGAACAGGAAACAGCATTCAACGCGGAAGGGGCAATTACTGTGATGGCAGTGGATAATTTACCTTGCGAATTGCCCAAGGATGCCAGTGAAGGATTTGGGAATATGTTCCTGGAAGCCGTCATCCCGGCCTTTTTTAACGGGGACTCAGACGGCATCTTGGAAAGAGCCAAAATAACAACTGGAGAAGGAACACTTACCGAACGATTTTCTTATTTACAAGATTATGTGGATGAGAAAGTTCATGGTTAA
- a CDS encoding (2Fe-2S)-binding protein — MATYELKINGNTHSVDVDPSTPILWVLRDHLQLVGTKFGCGISQCGACTIHVEGNATRSCQIPVSAIGNKKITTIEGLSKNGDHPVQQAWLEHDVPQCGYCQAGQIMTAAALLDSNPNPTDEDIEATMSGNICRCGTYTRIKAAIKTAAKSGSLS; from the coding sequence ATGGCAACATACGAATTAAAAATCAATGGTAATACCCATTCAGTAGACGTTGATCCATCTACTCCAATCCTCTGGGTATTAAGGGATCATCTTCAGTTAGTGGGAACAAAATTTGGCTGCGGAATTTCGCAATGTGGCGCATGTACAATCCATGTGGAAGGAAACGCAACACGATCTTGCCAAATTCCTGTCTCCGCCATCGGAAATAAAAAAATAACTACTATCGAAGGTCTTTCCAAGAACGGGGACCATCCGGTACAACAAGCTTGGCTAGAGCACGATGTGCCTCAATGCGGCTATTGTCAGGCTGGACAGATCATGACTGCTGCGGCACTTCTTGACTCTAACCCCAACCCTACAGATGAGGATATTGAAGCCACCATGAGTGGTAACATCTGCCGATGTGGAACTTATACACGAATTAAAGCAGCCATAAAGACTGCTGCAAAATCTGGTTCCCTGTCTTAG
- a CDS encoding ATP-binding response regulator, with product MKNWLPILILSLLPIFNLSAQDTVLDERDSLLIEQNKLKAKHVDSMVSHIRKEFYKNNFDITIELGEETLKQANEINNLKAVVSLSSLIGNAFLKIDDTLQARRIFMQAVEKAEKEHDSTKISVTAQIDMGNFYALQENSKMAIPIYKKTLPLAEKLGDTTHLYILNYNIAELYLNDEDPDNAKLYVDATNKYVESLNPDAYHAGALLLTGKMYYLMDLKRLAIKSLLESVALSEKSGFMDGLIEGHEYLANSYASIGEHELAFEQMQLLDSYKAEKYKSDKIEAIEYATAKYKLNEYQQELKEQALRNEINQQTAKRETTIFWVKIASAILLVFSIFLFISYRKRKQLLLHLIEKNKQYLQEKEKSEELAKAKTTLFSNITHELRTPMYGIIGITSLMIKDSSMRKHKENLGSLKFSANHLLSLINNVLQLTSIDNSKNKEFKRTKVNIRNIVNNIVKSSKFINPEHPNEYKIDIDKTIPENLVGDEMKISQVLINLIGNSAKFTSNGVITIQIKRKDDVNGMVCLDFNIKDTGVGISKEKQEHIFNEFAQASSTKEYQGSGLGLPIVKKILDLYGSEISLVSEPGKGTEVKFQLCYETLPEKIKKTPSTKKHGKNVFINREILVVDDNKINLLVTSKFLTLHGAKVATAESGKLAIAMAKEKKYAAILMDINMPEINGFEATEAIREFDTAVPIIALTAVELEKVIGANSFNLMNDFIIKPYENDEFIATLLKHMKPSRQTTRKGKKSEPIS from the coding sequence GTGAAAAATTGGTTGCCCATACTAATCTTATCATTACTACCTATTTTCAACCTGTCTGCTCAAGACACCGTGTTGGATGAACGGGATAGTCTTCTTATTGAACAGAATAAGCTGAAAGCAAAGCATGTGGATTCTATGGTTAGCCATATCCGCAAGGAGTTCTATAAGAATAATTTCGATATCACCATCGAGCTGGGAGAAGAGACTTTAAAGCAAGCAAACGAGATCAATAATCTTAAAGCCGTAGTATCCCTCTCCAGTCTAATTGGCAATGCATTTCTGAAAATAGACGATACACTGCAAGCAAGGCGAATTTTCATGCAGGCAGTAGAAAAGGCCGAAAAAGAACATGATTCTACCAAGATAAGTGTTACGGCACAGATCGATATGGGAAATTTCTATGCGTTGCAGGAAAATAGCAAAATGGCGATCCCTATCTATAAGAAGACATTGCCACTCGCCGAAAAATTAGGTGATACTACCCACCTTTATATCCTTAACTACAATATAGCCGAGCTTTATTTAAACGATGAAGATCCGGACAACGCGAAGCTTTATGTAGATGCTACAAACAAATATGTGGAATCGCTTAATCCCGATGCCTATCATGCCGGTGCCCTTTTACTTACCGGGAAGATGTATTATCTGATGGATCTGAAGCGGCTGGCTATAAAAAGTCTTTTAGAAAGTGTTGCCCTTTCAGAAAAATCCGGGTTCATGGATGGATTGATCGAAGGTCATGAGTATCTGGCTAATTCGTATGCGAGTATAGGTGAACATGAACTTGCCTTCGAGCAAATGCAACTTTTGGATTCGTATAAGGCTGAGAAATACAAAAGTGACAAGATCGAAGCTATTGAATACGCAACCGCGAAGTATAAGCTAAATGAATACCAGCAGGAATTAAAAGAACAAGCACTTAGAAACGAGATCAACCAGCAAACGGCAAAACGTGAAACCACCATTTTCTGGGTGAAGATAGCATCGGCTATATTACTGGTTTTCTCTATTTTCTTATTTATCTCTTACAGAAAACGAAAACAACTACTGCTTCACTTAATTGAAAAGAACAAACAATACCTTCAGGAGAAGGAGAAATCTGAAGAACTGGCTAAGGCCAAAACCACGCTGTTTTCGAACATCACACATGAATTACGTACGCCGATGTATGGAATTATAGGGATCACTTCCCTGATGATCAAGGACAGCTCTATGCGTAAACACAAGGAAAATCTTGGATCGCTTAAATTTTCTGCCAATCATTTGCTGTCACTTATAAATAACGTATTACAGCTCACAAGCATCGACAACTCGAAAAATAAGGAGTTTAAGAGGACGAAAGTGAACATCAGAAATATAGTGAACAACATAGTGAAGTCCTCTAAATTCATTAATCCGGAGCATCCCAACGAATATAAGATCGATATCGACAAGACCATTCCTGAAAATCTTGTGGGAGACGAAATGAAAATTTCACAGGTCCTTATTAACCTCATTGGAAATTCGGCGAAATTTACCAGTAATGGAGTTATCACTATTCAGATCAAGCGAAAAGATGACGTAAATGGTATGGTTTGCCTTGATTTCAATATTAAGGATACAGGTGTTGGTATATCGAAGGAAAAGCAGGAGCATATTTTTAACGAATTCGCTCAGGCTTCTTCCACAAAAGAATATCAGGGCTCCGGATTAGGGTTACCGATCGTTAAAAAGATCCTGGATCTGTATGGCTCCGAGATCAGCTTAGTAAGTGAACCTGGTAAGGGAACCGAGGTAAAATTCCAGCTTTGTTACGAAACCCTTCCCGAAAAAATAAAGAAAACCCCAAGCACTAAAAAGCACGGAAAGAATGTCTTTATAAATAGAGAGATCCTGGTGGTAGACGACAATAAGATCAATTTACTGGTAACCAGTAAATTTTTAACGCTGCACGGGGCCAAGGTAGCCACTGCCGAGAGCGGTAAATTGGCAATTGCCATGGCCAAAGAAAAGAAATATGCTGCTATCCTAATGGACATCAATATGCCGGAGATCAACGGATTTGAAGCGACGGAGGCGATCAGAGAATTTGACACTGCTGTCCCAATAATAGCATTAACAGCCGTAGAATTGGAGAAAGTTATAGGCGCCAATTCGTTTAACCTGATGAATGATTTTATCATCAAGCCCTATGAGAACGACGAATTTATAGCTACTCTCCTAAAGCATATGAAGCCTTCCAGGCAAACTACACGCAAAGGGAAGAAGTCTGAGCCTATTTCATAA